One window of the Trifolium pratense cultivar HEN17-A07 linkage group LG2, ARS_RC_1.1, whole genome shotgun sequence genome contains the following:
- the LOC123910684 gene encoding partner of Y14 and mago-like has translation MSERERERERVMSSTDRGEDQVKKQNQQQQQGERILAPTRRPDGTYRKQVRIRAGYTPQDEVAIYQPKPALMRKEMASHIGPPGYDPQLDSKPKTKAVKRNERKKEKKRLQANESNLEPTVVEDSIKQEAVVSLTSQINELAVSGDTSIVTPTTNSVEASEPIGSAQDLDKRIRALKKKIRLTEALQEKTAEQDLKPEQLEKLAKLEDWRKELKQLEDNKAEISAA, from the exons ATGagtgagagagaaagagaaagagaaagagtgaTGTCGAGCACTGACAGAGGCGAAGATCAAGTGAAGAAGCAGAATCAGCAACAGCAGCAAGGTGAACGGATTCTCGCCCCGACCCGTCGACCCGATGGAACATACCGAAAACAAGTTCGCATCAGAGCCGGTTATACCCCTCAAGATGAAGTCGCTATTTATCAACCTAAACCTGCCCTC ATGAGAAAGGAAATGGCTTCACACATTGGTCCTCCAGGTTATGACCCTCAATTGGATTCTAAACCAAAAACCAAAGCAGTTAAGAGGAATgaaagaaagaaggaaaagaaacgCCTTCAG GCAAATGAAAGTAACTTAGAACCAACTGTAGTTGAAGATAGTATTAAGCAAGAAGCTGTCGTTTCATTAACTTCTCAGATCAATGAACTAGCTGTTTCTGGAGATACCTCAATTGTTACTCCAACCACCAACTCTGTAGAAGCTTCAGAGCCAATTGGCTCGGCTCAAGATTTGGACAAAAGAATACGAGCGCTGAAAAAGAAG ATTCGACTTACGGAAGCACTACAGGAGAAAACCGCAGAGCAAGATTTAAAGCCGGAGCAGTTAGAGAAGCTAGCAAAACTGGAAGATTGGCGTAAGGAGCTAAAACAATTGGAGGATAATAAGGCTGAAATATCGGCAGCGTGA
- the LOC123910686 gene encoding transmembrane protein 87B-like, whose product MLFASSSSSSSLLYLLSLLFLLLLFISSSFASIHIYNHEPFQEIGNAFLLSGGSEGISASLTTAPHIASIHDGHSYIRFENITFRRRKSAARARGTVPIHIIIFEAADRDDIGGSAYGGQRAICCTSDLAKMGACKQGEVIRRPSATDTNWPVVIDLYFKGKSNLISLDSKEVPITKTGMYNLFFVACDPKLKEIVMSGKTIWKNPDGFLPGRMAPFKKFYVFMTLAYVCLGIVWLLQYVRFWDDVLQLQHCISAVIGLGLFEMILWYFEYANFNNTGIRPIVVTTWVVTVGAIRQTIARLLILSVSMGYGVVRPTLGGLTSKVLLLGVTYLFASELLNITEYVGTINDISGRARLILVLPDAFLDAFLILWIFTSLSKTLEQLQAKRSSVKLDIYRNFSNALVATVTASVVWIGYEVYFKATDPFNERWQSAWFITAFWDILAFALLCVICYLWAPSQSSQRYAYSEEVGDESDDEEAQSLTKGKQEGRGELSLVRQEKNVQNDASSDEDDESEEDKRE is encoded by the exons ATGTTGTTcgcatcatcttcttcttcttcttcactccTATATTTACTCTCATTATTATTCTTACTATTATTATTCATATCTTCCTCATTTGCTTCTATTCACATCTACAATCATGAACCATTTCAAGAAATCGGCAATGCTTTTCTCCTCTCCGGTGGCAGCGAAGGTATCTCCGCCTCCCTCACCACCGCTCCCCATATCGCTTCCATTCACGACGGCCATTCTTACATTCG GTTTGAGAATATAACATTTAGGAGAAGAAAATCTGCAGCCAGGGCACGAGGTACCGTGCCAATACACATTATAATTTTCGAGGCTGCTGATCGTGATGATATAGGCGGTTCTGCTTATGGTGGACAACGTGCAATCTGTTGCACCTCTGATTTAGCTAAGATGGGAGCTTGTAAGCAAGGAGAGGTTATCAGGAGACCTTCTGCAACAGACACTAATTGGCCGGTCGTTATAGATCTATATTTCAAGGGGAAGTCTAATCTTATTAGTTTAGATTCTAAGGAAGTTCCTATCACGAAGACTGGAATGTATAACTTGTTTTTTGTAGCTTGTGACCCCAAGCTTAAGGAAATTGTAATGAGCGGGAAGACAATCTGGAAAAACCCTGATGGGTTCTTACCTGGTAGGATGGCTCCGTTTAAGAAGTTCTATGTATTTATGACGTTGGCTTATGTCTGCCTCGGCATTGTTTGGTTACTTCAGTATGTGAGGTTTTGGGATGATGTACTACAACTTCAACACTGTATCTCAGCTGTCATTGGTCTTGGATTGTTTGAGATGATTCTTTGGTATTTTGAGTATGCCAATTTCAATAATACTGGAATCAGACCTATTGTTGTCACAACATGGGTTGTCACTGTTGGGGCTATAAGACAAACGATAGCGCGACTTCTCATACTCTCCGTTTCCATGGGTTATGGTGTTGTGCGACCCACTCTTGGTGGTCTTACATCAAAGGTCCTTTTGCTTGGAGTAACTTACTTGTTTGCATCGGAGTTGCTGAATATTACTGAATATGTCGGGACCATCAATGATATATCAGGAAGGGCAAGGCTCATTCTAGTTCTTCCTGATGCTTTCTTGGatgcatttttaattttatggatttttaCTTCTCTATCAAAAACACTGGAACAGTTACAG GCAAAACGGAGTTCTGTTAAGTTGGATATATATCGGAATTTCTCAAATGCACTAGTAGCAACGGTGACCGCCTCGGTTGTCTGGATAGGTTATGAG GTTTACTTCAAAGCAACCGATCCATTTAATGAACGCTGGCAGAGTGCTTGGTTCATCACTGCATTCTGGGACATTCTAGCATTTGCACTACTATGTGTTATATGTTATCTCTGGGCTCCCTCCCAAAGTTCTCAAAG GTATGCATACTCAGAGGAAGTGGGAGATGAATCTGATGATGAAGAAGCTCAGTCTCTAACTAAGGGAAAACAAGAAGGCCGAGGAGAATTAAGTTTAGTCAGGCAAGAGAAGAATGTCCAAAATGATGCATCTTCTGACGAAGACGACGAATCAGAAGAGGATAAAAGGGAATAA
- the LOC123910685 gene encoding protein transport protein Sec61 subunit gamma, with the protein MDAIDSVFDPLREFAKDSVRLVKRCHKPDRKEFSKVAVRTAIGFVVMGFVGFFVKLIFIPINNIIVGSG; encoded by the exons ATGGACGCCATTGATTCCGTCTTCGATCCACTCAGAGAATTCGCCAAAGACAGCGTTAGACTCGTTAAGCGTTGCCACAAACCCGATCGCAAAG aattttccaaagTTGCTGTTCGTACTGCGATTGGTTTCGTTGTGATGGGATTCGTTGGGTTTTTCGTTAAGCTCATTTTCATTCCAATTAACAACATCATCGTTGGATCTGGTTAg
- the LOC123910687 gene encoding protein SUPPRESSOR OF GENE SILENCING 3-like isoform X2, with product MADDSADPFPMLGSVYRVSGSKFNQLSCKVADTKLNAEQTGESKVIPIAWCSPKSSSNAWSHPNVIQNLTKRGNSGSGVVNNNNNLQEKSNSPNTLNGSENGVSNNSNLPPHDDDFSLDDTDSDTGEKSHEGRMKSKWFRSFFDILNKLKVEEINSQAIRLHCPACQGGTGAIDWYQGLQPLLNHSRTVKVRRVRLHRAFAETLEEECSRRGASLLMVGEAHGLWEGLDKKVKDHEIVWPPMVVIMNTKYEQDENENWTGMGNQELLDCFSDYAALKARQSYGPRGHRGMSVLIFEVSTAGYLEAVRLHKHFKEQGRDRQAWDRCKNPFVPGGKRQLYGYLATREDLDIFNKHSGGKSKLKFEMRSYQEMVESKIKHINDDGQKLDIFKEKIAKEQLKSKVFADTLCQVTERLRKTTVESRVVRERTKEYHQQNKEEMDAQETFFLDKMQIIHQAIAAKEDEFAKSQQAKREMICAVGDSSVKEDDNHIMEKISSFIKSQDKDMRQFEAERDDILKINEEKKLALKKKYWQELVELEKELENELSELMNKYTLSQSQKENRQQ from the exons ATGGCTGATGATAGTGCTGATCCTTTTCCAATGTTGGGAAGTGTGTATAGAGTCTCCGGTTCCAAATTCAACCAGTTGAGCTGCAAAGTAGCCGATACCAAATTGAATGCAGAACAAACTGGTGAATCCAAGGTGATCCCAATAGCTTGGTGTTCTCCAAAGTCTAGTTCAAATGCATGGAGCCATCCAAATGTTATCCAGAATCTGACAAAGAGGGGTAATAGTGGATCAGGGGTAgttaacaacaacaataacctACAGGAGAAAAGCAATTCTCCAAATACTCTAAATGGAAGCGAAAATGGAGTTTCGAATAACAGCAACTTACCTCCACA TGATGATGATTTTTCTTTAGATGACACTGACTCAGACACAGGCGAGAAAAGCCATGAAGGGCGCATGAAGAGCAAGTGGTTCAGGAGtttctttgatattttaaataaactgAAAGTTGAGGAGATCAATTCACAAGCAATACGCTTGCACTGCCCAGCATGCCAAGGAGGTACCGGGGCTATTGATTGGTATCAGGGATTGCAGCCCCTTCTTAATCATTCGAGGACAGTAAAAGTTAGAAGGGTGAGATTGCATCGAGCATTTGCTGAAACTTTGGAGGAAGAGTGCTCCAGGAGAGGAGCTTCATTGCTAATGGTAGGTGAAGCCCATGGACTATGGGAGGGTCTTGATAAGAAAGTCAAGGATCATGAAATTGTTTGGCCTCCAATGGTTGTCATCATGAATACAAAATATGAGCAAGATGAAAACGAGAAT TGGACTGGAATGGGGAACCAAGAACTCCTTGATTGCTTCAGTGATTATGCTGCATTGAAGGCTCGACAGTCATATGGTCCGCGAGGGCACCGAGGAATGagtgttttgatttttgaagtATCCACAGCCGGCTATTTAGAAGCTGTGCGGCTCCACAAGCATTTCAAAGAACAAGGAAGAGATAGGCAAGCTTGGGATCGTTGTAAGAATCCATTTGTCCCAGGGGGGAAACGCCAACTTTATGGTTACCTGGCTACTAGAGAAGATTTGGATATTTTCAACAAGCACTCTGGAG GAAAGTCAAAATTGAAGTTTGAAATGAGATCATATCAAGAGATGGTCGAGAGCAAGATAAAGCACATCAATGATGATGGTCAAAAGCTTGATATTTTTAAGGAGAAGATAGCTAAAGAACAACTCAAATCCAAAGTCTTTGCAGACACTTTATGTCAAGTAACTGAGAGGTTACGCAAAACAACTGTCGAAAGCCGTGTTGTGCGTGAACGTACTAAAGAATATCATCAACAAAACAAGGAGGAG ATGGATGCACAAGAAACTTTTTTCCTTGATAAAATGCAAATCATCCATCAAGCTATAGCTGCAAAGGAAGATGAGTTTGCGAAATCGCAGCAAGCAAAACGAGAAATGATATGTGCTGTTGGAGATTCTTCTGTGAAAGAGGACGACAATCATAT AATGGAGAAAATTTCTAGTTTCATAAAGTCCCAAGACAAAGACATGAGGCAATTCGAGGCTGAGAGAGATGATATCTTAAAAATCAATGAAGAAAAGAAGTTGGCTCTGAAGAAGAAGTATTGGCAAGAGCTGGTTGAACTTGAGAAGGAATTGGAAAATGAACTATCTGAGCTCATGAACAAGTACACTTTAAGCCAGTCTCAAAAAGAAAACCGTCAACAATAA
- the LOC123910683 gene encoding mRNA turnover protein 4 homolog, translated as MPKSKRNKQVTLSKTTKKGRGHKELIVNAIRDAAENYNSVYVFSFENMRNQKLKEFRDQLQKSSRFFLGSNKVMQVALGRSPSDEIKPNLHKVSKLLRGNAGMVFTNLSREEIERLFNEFEGYDFARTGSIATEKVELKEGPLEHFTHEMEPFLRKQGMPVRLNKGVVELVSDYVVCEEGKPLSPEASRILRLMGVMMATFRLHLVCRWSSDDFELLIDGPGDSDVE; from the exons ATGCCAAAGTCTAAGAGAAACAAACAAG TTACACTTTCAAAGACAACGAAAAAAGGAAGAGGTCACAAAGAATTGATAGTGAATGCAATAAGAGATGCAGCTGAAAATTACAATTCAGTTTATGTGTTTTCTTTTGAGAATATGAGGAACCAGAAATTGAAAGAGTTTAGAGATCAACTACAAAAAAGTAGTAGGTTTTTTCTTGGATCCAATAAAGTAATGCAAGTTGCTCTTGGTCGTTCTCCTTCTGATGAAATCAAACCTAATCTTCATAAGGTTTCAAAG cTATTGCGTGGAAATGCTGGGATGGTTTTTACCAATCTTTCTAGAGAAGAAATTGAAAG GCTGTTTAATGAATTTGAGGGATACGACTTTGCAAGAACAGGAAGCATTGCCACTGAAAAG GTGGAACTCAAAGAGGGTCCTTTAGAGCATTTCACCCATGAGATGGAACCTTTTCTCCGGAAGCAAGGCATGCCTGTTCGGTTAAATAAAG GAGTTGTTGAGCTTGTTTCTGACTATGTTGTTTGTGAGGAGGGAAAGCCTTTATCACCTGAAGCATCTCGCATACTG CGTTTGATGGGAGTCATGATGGCTACATTTCGACTGCACCTGGTTTGCAGATGGAGTTCTGATGATTTTGAACTCTTAATTGACGGGCCTGGTGATTCAGATGTTGAATGA
- the LOC123910687 gene encoding protein SUPPRESSOR OF GENE SILENCING 3-like isoform X1, giving the protein MADDSADPFPMLGSVYRVSGSKFNQLSCKVADTKLNAEQTGESKVIPIAWCSPKSSSNAWSHPNVIQNLTKRGNSGSGVVNNNNNLQEKSNSPNTLNGSENGVSNNSNLPPQSVKSPTPEKGLYSSDDEIFDSESDIVFDSDDDFSLDDTDSDTGEKSHEGRMKSKWFRSFFDILNKLKVEEINSQAIRLHCPACQGGTGAIDWYQGLQPLLNHSRTVKVRRVRLHRAFAETLEEECSRRGASLLMVGEAHGLWEGLDKKVKDHEIVWPPMVVIMNTKYEQDENENWTGMGNQELLDCFSDYAALKARQSYGPRGHRGMSVLIFEVSTAGYLEAVRLHKHFKEQGRDRQAWDRCKNPFVPGGKRQLYGYLATREDLDIFNKHSGGKSKLKFEMRSYQEMVESKIKHINDDGQKLDIFKEKIAKEQLKSKVFADTLCQVTERLRKTTVESRVVRERTKEYHQQNKEEMDAQETFFLDKMQIIHQAIAAKEDEFAKSQQAKREMICAVGDSSVKEDDNHIMEKISSFIKSQDKDMRQFEAERDDILKINEEKKLALKKKYWQELVELEKELENELSELMNKYTLSQSQKENRQQ; this is encoded by the exons ATGGCTGATGATAGTGCTGATCCTTTTCCAATGTTGGGAAGTGTGTATAGAGTCTCCGGTTCCAAATTCAACCAGTTGAGCTGCAAAGTAGCCGATACCAAATTGAATGCAGAACAAACTGGTGAATCCAAGGTGATCCCAATAGCTTGGTGTTCTCCAAAGTCTAGTTCAAATGCATGGAGCCATCCAAATGTTATCCAGAATCTGACAAAGAGGGGTAATAGTGGATCAGGGGTAgttaacaacaacaataacctACAGGAGAAAAGCAATTCTCCAAATACTCTAAATGGAAGCGAAAATGGAGTTTCGAATAACAGCAACTTACCTCCACAGTCAGTAAAATCTCCAACACCAGAGAAAGGATTATATTCATCTGATGATGAAATTTTCGATAGCGAATCTGATATTGTGTTTGATAGTGATGATGATTTTTCTTTAGATGACACTGACTCAGACACAGGCGAGAAAAGCCATGAAGGGCGCATGAAGAGCAAGTGGTTCAGGAGtttctttgatattttaaataaactgAAAGTTGAGGAGATCAATTCACAAGCAATACGCTTGCACTGCCCAGCATGCCAAGGAGGTACCGGGGCTATTGATTGGTATCAGGGATTGCAGCCCCTTCTTAATCATTCGAGGACAGTAAAAGTTAGAAGGGTGAGATTGCATCGAGCATTTGCTGAAACTTTGGAGGAAGAGTGCTCCAGGAGAGGAGCTTCATTGCTAATGGTAGGTGAAGCCCATGGACTATGGGAGGGTCTTGATAAGAAAGTCAAGGATCATGAAATTGTTTGGCCTCCAATGGTTGTCATCATGAATACAAAATATGAGCAAGATGAAAACGAGAAT TGGACTGGAATGGGGAACCAAGAACTCCTTGATTGCTTCAGTGATTATGCTGCATTGAAGGCTCGACAGTCATATGGTCCGCGAGGGCACCGAGGAATGagtgttttgatttttgaagtATCCACAGCCGGCTATTTAGAAGCTGTGCGGCTCCACAAGCATTTCAAAGAACAAGGAAGAGATAGGCAAGCTTGGGATCGTTGTAAGAATCCATTTGTCCCAGGGGGGAAACGCCAACTTTATGGTTACCTGGCTACTAGAGAAGATTTGGATATTTTCAACAAGCACTCTGGAG GAAAGTCAAAATTGAAGTTTGAAATGAGATCATATCAAGAGATGGTCGAGAGCAAGATAAAGCACATCAATGATGATGGTCAAAAGCTTGATATTTTTAAGGAGAAGATAGCTAAAGAACAACTCAAATCCAAAGTCTTTGCAGACACTTTATGTCAAGTAACTGAGAGGTTACGCAAAACAACTGTCGAAAGCCGTGTTGTGCGTGAACGTACTAAAGAATATCATCAACAAAACAAGGAGGAG ATGGATGCACAAGAAACTTTTTTCCTTGATAAAATGCAAATCATCCATCAAGCTATAGCTGCAAAGGAAGATGAGTTTGCGAAATCGCAGCAAGCAAAACGAGAAATGATATGTGCTGTTGGAGATTCTTCTGTGAAAGAGGACGACAATCATAT AATGGAGAAAATTTCTAGTTTCATAAAGTCCCAAGACAAAGACATGAGGCAATTCGAGGCTGAGAGAGATGATATCTTAAAAATCAATGAAGAAAAGAAGTTGGCTCTGAAGAAGAAGTATTGGCAAGAGCTGGTTGAACTTGAGAAGGAATTGGAAAATGAACTATCTGAGCTCATGAACAAGTACACTTTAAGCCAGTCTCAAAAAGAAAACCGTCAACAATAA